A genomic segment from Streptomyces antibioticus encodes:
- a CDS encoding I78 family peptidase inhibitor, with protein sequence MAPIPTPPAEPKDSPDGYVGLDADRAERLARERGWSTVRSLAPGTIVTMEYRFGRLNLEVQDGRVARAWKG encoded by the coding sequence ATGGCACCGATTCCCACTCCGCCAGCGGAGCCGAAGGACAGTCCGGACGGATATGTCGGCCTCGATGCCGACCGGGCCGAGCGGCTCGCCCGGGAGCGTGGCTGGTCCACGGTCCGCTCGCTCGCGCCGGGGACGATCGTCACCATGGAGTACCGCTTCGGGCGGCTGAACCTGGAGGTCCAGGACGGGCGCGTGGCCCGCGCCTGGAAGGGCTAG